The DNA window GCTTCTAGCTTACTGAGGTCCTTCAAGTTATCTGTCCGGAGAGCTGTTACTGAGAGGGTTAACTTGTTGAGAACGTTGAGTTGTTTCATCCAATTGGGGAGCTTAACCATCTTTCCATATAACTCAAGGGCAATAAGAAACTTTGGAGGGTATGACAGATCATCTAGTGATTTGATAAACTCAGACGACTCATCATCAATGACAAGGGTGTGCAGAGAGTAGCCACCGAGGTACTCAATAGAGGAGATCAAGTCTTTGAAACTTGCAGTGCCCCCCATGGTTTTTAGCTTGTAGATTGCAAGCTTCCTAAGCTCAGTCAAATGATGAAGATCCACTGACCCCCCGGAAATCTCAATCCCCGACAGTATGCGCAGAGCCTTCAtcttctttctcttcttcaACTCTTCAGGAAGCTTCAGTGCCTTCCGTGTTGTTTTATTACCACCAAGTATGTTAACCAGCCGTTCGAGCTGGCATATGGGATTAGGCAACCCAACAATATCTGTCTCCCTTATGTCCAGAGTCTCAAGATTCTTAAGCCTTTTGATCTTATTCGGAAGGCATTTGGTGTCTGTTCTCCGCAGGCTGAGATACTTGAGCAGAACCATTCTGCATATCTCCACGATGTGGTGGCTTTTGAAACCGGTGCAGCCTTCAAGATCCAGGACCTGCACGATCCCGTACTTGAACAAATGGGCAGGCAGCTGGTTGTTCAAGCTTCCAAACATGGTCACCGACCGAACATGCGACAGGTTCATCTTCTCCGTATCCTTTGCACGCTTGGAATCACTGCCTTGGAGAGACAGCCGGCGGACCTTGCTGCTAGGTGGCTGCATCAGCCAGTTGCCACCAACCACGGTGATGAAGTTCTCTTCGCTCGCCTTGGCCACAATGTGCTCAAGAACCATGTCATGGACTATGCACTTCTTCACCTTCCCATTGCTGCTGTGCTCCACCGGTCGGATGATCTTCCTTCTTATGAGATGATTGAAATACGTCTCTGCAACTTCTTCCACGCTCAGCCCATGCTTCTCGCAGACGAAGCCTTCGGCTATCCATCGCCTTGTCAGACGCTTCCTGCTGATTCTGTGACCCTTGGGAAATATGCTCAAGTACAGCGAGCAAGTCTTGATCTCAGCGGGCATATCGTTATAGCAATAGCTAATGATCCTACCCACCTCCTCCTGGGTGAGTTCTTTCCTGTGATCTTGCCCTGACTCAGGGAATAGGTAACTGCAGAGGTCTGACCAACCCTTCACTGATTTGTGTGGGTTGCAGGCCACATGACCAGCCATGGTAACTATGGCCAGTGGCAGGCCCCCACACATCCTCCAGACTTCATTCGGAACAGTGGCAAATTTGCTTCCTTCGTTTACAGAATTGTTGGCTTGCTTATTAGGTGAATGCGCAGCTCCGTCACCTTCTTCTGTCTTGGCTGTTGTAGCAGAGGCTTCAGACCATGTAATGGTAACATCTTTGCTTCCTTTGGATTCAGCGAAGGCCTGCTCAAACAAAGTCTTGGACTGCTTGTCATCAAGACCTGTGACTCTTCGAATGTCGCCTTCTCTTCGCGTCGTAGCAACGGAATGGAACCGCGTCGTAACTATTATTCTGCTATCTTCATTAACAGGAAGTGCATTTATTATGTTTTCCAGCATGTTTGCAGACCACACATCATCAATTAAGACCAAGTATCTGCAAGAAAGGAGATTAAAAGTGGAGCAGAAACTGAGTGAAGGTAACTACTTTTCTTATGTGAATCAAAACGAAATGATTACTTCTGCTGTTCCATTCCACAAGGATAGCACTGCTTTTGATCCATTTCAGAGTCGCACTTTCAGCGTAAGTTTGTGGAGCAAGAGGTTACACAATTCATAGAAGCAAACAATGCCAAAAAGTTGAATTTCTAGCAAATATTTTCTCATTGATTAAAAAGTAAGTATTCACAGGATTTCATTTTCAGAAGTCAGTGAACTGATTCAATGAATATGCCAGCGACCCTCTATAagctttttttatatatataagaAACACCCAGCTCTTACTCTGTGACCTGCGCTTCGAGAGGCATCGGCCCAAGTGCATCAAGAAGCCCAACGCCGGGCAGGACTGGATCATGGGGCCATATGCCAAGGCCGACGCACGTGCTGCCGCAGTGTCGCGGCGCCGTCTACTTAAGCCAAACAACACAAAAGTAGTTTGTGCCGATTGACCAAACATCGAATCAGAGATGTAATCGAACTACTGTATCGACCATGAATGATAGATGGAAGCTAGattcatttttctttttttaaaaaataggaTTCGAAACTCCAGCCATATGAGATAGCCATATGAGATGGCTTAAATCTATGGATATGGAGATTAGAACCGTGGTTAGCTCCATTCTACATCGAGCTAGCCAACCAGGTTAGAGTCCGCTTGCGGAAGCTAGATTCTTATGAGAGGCAGACCATATCTTCTCCCTGTGTATATTTTTTTCGAGAGGGGGACGGCATAGTGTTAAATCTATATAATTATTTAGCTATTGATGGTCAAAGTTAAAAGGTAGGCTAAAAATTAATTTCACCTCAACTAATTTTTAGTCCATTACTCCTCAAAAATCCGCCTAATTAAACTAAAATTAACCTGGAGTATTAGCACATCGGGAAAAAAAGCTGGAAtacccctttctttttcttccaccTTATCCTCTTGCCCCTATCTACATGCATGCAAGGGTAAAGTGGAATTTTTGTGTTTTTGTGTCTCCCATCTATTTTTTAGTCCTAGAATACAAACAGCTATGGACTCATTTTTAGTCACAACTTTTAATCTAGGTGATCCAAACAGGGTTGTTTTGAAAAAAATTGACTAGACAAACCCGATTAAACGTATATTTCTGACATGTGAATAGGTAGTTCACATCCATGATGGTGATTATATAAGTTCAAAAGTCCTCCCGGAGCCTGCCGTCGGTGACGGCGGGAGGGCCTTGCTGACTTTTTTTTAGAAAGGAGGGCCTTGCTGACTTGCCGACACATGAGCGGGTGACGTTGCCCCGACCGGCCAACGGCCAAGCTGCTGGCCAGCGATGGGGTCACCCCCGGCCGAAGCAGACAACCAGCGAGGGTGAGCAAGATTTGATGCCACGCTCCTATCCTCCTATTCTTACCGGGCAATTCACACCACACGTGTTATGGTTAACACGGGAAAAAGAAAATCAAGAATTGGCCCCACAGATTGATGATGTGGCAGCACTACTTAAATTGTTTCAGGAGCAAGTTTGTGGGATCTGTTGCATGAGAGGATTTATGTTTCATTTTTCCTGCTAATTATTTTTGGTAAGATCATAAAACCAGTTTTTTCTATTCTATTTTTAGTCACTTTTGGAGACCCCTGTTGCTTTCTTCTTTCGAGACGTTGTAATAATTGGGCAAAAGTATCTATTGTCAGTGATAAAATTGAAGCTTATTACAGTACTCCCTCTCAcacagcagtagcagcagcaataataataataataacaataataataataataataataataataataataataataataataataataataataataataataatatgtACTTTCAACAATTGCAATAATATACCTCTTTTTCTCCAAAAGCACCTTGAGATCTTCATGGAGTTGTTGCTTGGTGCCTTCATGCTTTCCCCTTGAGGTGCCAGCGCTGTAGCACTTGGCCACTACGGCCGACATGGCCGTGGTGAGGTGATCTCCCACGCCTTTCACGGCGCCCGTGACGCTCTCCGAGCCgccatgctgctgctgctggttgcTGGCCTTGGGCTTGACTTGGGCTTTGATGCCCCTGAGAATGGCCTCCACGTCGGAGCTCTGGGACACCGTGACCACCGCGCTGTGGGCGAACTTCTCCTTGAACGACCTGTACAGCGCGGTGGCTATGGCGGTCTTCCCCACCCCTCCAAACCCGACGATGCAGGTGACCCGCCTGGTGAGCTCCTTCATGTGCTGGTCCACCCCCACGGGGTCCTTCATGCTGACGAGCTGGAGGCGCCCGTCCTGGTTGTCCGCGGCTTCGAACACGGCGGCCTTGGTGTgcgggccggcgccggcgggctcGGCGCCGGTCTCCGGGTTGTTGACGCCGTACCTCCCGCGGCGCTCGCCGATCTGCTGCGCCCGCATCTTGAGGGTGGCGATCCTGGCGGCGATGTCTCGGCGGGGCCACCACGTGAGGACCTCGAAGACGCTGTTGAGGAGGAAGTAGCAGGGCATGCCGGCGGGCAGGCCGTGGAGGCGGTTGCCGGAGTCGTCGATGCAGTCCTCGATGTCGTAGGTGAGGTCGCGGATCTGCTTCATCCAGTCCTTGGTGAGGTCGTCGTGGCCGCGCCTCGCGCCGACGGAGCGGAGGAAGGACTGCATGGTGGCGAGCTCGTCGTTGATGTACTGGAGGTCGCCGTCGACGCCCCGGATCAGGGTGTACTCCTGGGAGAGGAGGCCGCCCAGCTTGCCCAGGAGGGACCGCATGGTCGCCTCCGAAGCGCCCACCACGAGCTCCATCGTCGATCCCTGCCTAGCTTCTCGCCCTCCGATCCCGTTCCTGCTGCTGAATGCTGCTGATTTTGGTAGGATAGATTGGCAAATACGCAGCGCCGCAGCTACGATAGATTCTACGAAAAGCTTCGCTTTTGGTTCGATTGGCGCTTTTGGTTCGATTGGCAAAGCTTGTCTCGAGCACCTTGTTATGCCAACACGACGAGAGGCCTGCTCCGTGCTAACTCCATCTTAAAATATAGCTAgttttatatttctttttataaaatcaaaccttttaaacttttaccataaataataaaaaatataaaaattgaTAAAAAATGATATCATTATATTCATAATGAAATCCAATTTCATAACATATACTACTTTCTATTTAAAagtaattatttttaaaaatattaTTGATTAAAGataaaaatatttgaatttgatcaaatccaAGGGTCGCTATATTTTGGGACGGACGTGTTAATTATATTTTCTTCCCTTCTTTTTTTCCCGTCGTTTTCTTCTTATTCTTCTACTCCTACGTGTCAACGGTCTCTGCTCGTCTCCTTCACCAGCCAGCACCTTCCCCTTCCACGGCGGGAGCGGCATCCACTCACGCACTCACAGCTGCACGCCCGCACCTCCGTAGGCCTAGATCTCTTCCATAGCCTGCCCATACCACTCACCCCCGGCCCGTGCATCTGCTCTCCATCTCATGCTTGTGCTTCTGATTTACAGATCCTTGTCGCCGGACTTGTAACGAGTAGACAGGGGTTTTAAAAATGGATTGGATACGCACCGAAACCTCAATTTTGTTCGGGATCAGAGTTCAACATGGATAGTACTGGTCTACGTCAGTACGTATCACATTTACAAGGACTAATGAACCATATAAGTCATTAGAAATAGAACTAGAGACCTACCTTATACATTACTAGTAATCAAAATAAAAGTAATAAGAAATGAGAAATGGCATTAAAACTAAAAAAGTTCATAAGAAATAAAATTTTATAATAATAATAAGGAAAAAGTTGAATTTTCACCCTCCAACTAGCGTGATAGTCCGGTTTTCAACCCTGAATTACAAAATCAGATATCAAAGCGCATCCAACTATCAAAATTAGACTAATTTAGTCCTTTAGATAGTTTTCTAATTTTGAGAATTAAAAGAATTCTAGTTCAACCTGAAAGAAATCCAAAATTTATTCATTTTACATCAATAGTACTATTTTTATAAAAAGCTAACTGTTGGTGCTCTATTTTGAGTTATTTGAATATTATTTATTTATAAATAATGTGCatgtaaaaataaaaaaatcttatttatttaaaaataatatgcatgtaaaaataaaaaatagaatAATGAACAAATTAGATCCAAATAACTGACAGATAGATTTCCAACATACGTGTTACATTTTTACAAAAATATTGGTACTagtttcttatttttctaatttaaaataaattattaaGTTTCCAAAAATAAACTCGAATTTTTAAACTTCGACAAATGGAAAACCACCCAAGCGACCAAATTTACCCGGTTTCATCAACATGGATCTCATTTAGATCCTCTTTGGAACGCAGGATTCAAAATGACCCTCTTTGGAACACAGGACTATAGAAACATAGGAATAGGAAAACCATAGGAATTGAACTCGCTAGCATTTTGAATACTATAGATTGAAAAACCACAGGAAATTCCTCCAAAATCTCCATGGAACTAGCCACTCCATAAGAATCTCATAAGATCTATAGGAACTCAATCCTTTGTTCCAAAGAAATTTGTAGGAAAATTTACAATAGAATTCCAATCCTCTAAAATTTGTTCATATTTTTCCTTTATTCTGACGGGTGTCACGACCCAAAACTTGTCAACATGATTAAAAATTTaacaacatcatcatgagcatcattcaAGCATAATGAAGCATCATGTGCATATGATTGTTTGAGATAATTGAATTTTTAGCTATGTTTAAGAAGAAGATTGTAAACAAAGTTCAAATTTTGTTAAGTAACTATACCCCAAAAATTTTactcaaatactagatttcaaatgatgaattttgaatttttttgagaatttttggaTGTTTAACCCGAGCCATAAAAGTCTTGGAAAAATTGAAAACTGCAGTTTTTCTCAAATTTTTGTGAGCACTTCTCAATAGCTTTATGAGTGTTTGTTGTTGCACTAGTTCTTGGTGATTTAATCTTGCACCAGTAAATTTTTGATGATTTTTGGAGCTCGGTAAGTACATGATTTTGAATTTAGAAGTTGAATTGTCAATTTTCTTTATTCCTTACTCACCCGGGCCCACCCGTcagccccctctctctccccctgtGACGCGGCCCGGCCACGCCGGTTGGCCAGCCGCGGCGGCGTTGCCACGCCATCGGCCGCTGGCTGGTCCAGCATGGCCGCGGGGCGACGCCACCCCGGCGCCCGCgctctcttcctccccttctctctctccctcggGCACATTTCCCTTCCCTCCGCGAAACCCTAACCCTGCCCGAGCTGTGCCgcatcttcctcctcccgccgctTGCCGTGATTCACCGTCGCTGGCGCACCTCCACTCGATTCCGCGCGCAgcaccccctcctcctcctcgctcagccccggccctccgccacctccctccTCGCTCGCAGCCGCTCCCCAACGCGCGcccccatccgccgccgccgctctccaccgcgccgccacccgccgccttgcgccgcccgTCCGTGCCGCGGGTGAGCACCCCCGACGCGCCGAGCCCCTCCTGCGCGCCCCGTTTCCACCCGTTCACGCTTGTGGCCGAGCCTCCTTCGCCACCCCGCTGAGACGTCATGTCGCCCGCGCGCGCGAGCCGCGTCGTGGGCGCACTCTAGCGCGCCCCCATGGCGAGTCAAGGCCCACAGCCGGCCTTGACTCCGCTCGGCCCGGTCTAACctcctgggcccacctgtcggcgcctggGAGCGCCAGATCCCGATGGCCCACGTGTTTTCTTTTGTTTAATTATGCTGCAAACTGGTAAATTGCATAGTAAATTGAGTAGAcctccaaaaattgtgaaacttGATTTGTTTGATCCCTAGGTGATAACTCTACTTAGAAAAATTGTTATTATGCATGTTAATATCCTGTACACTTAGTTGTGAATTATTTTTGCCAAAGTGAATGAAGTACTTGATAATTGTTAGAATGCTCCTAAAATGTCAAATTAAATCCTAGTGGAATCATGGTGAAATTTTATATCTATGGTAAAATGATTTTATGCTGATTAATAAGATTTTGGAGTGTCAAATGAATTGTTGCCTGCAAGCTTGTATAAATTATAACTTTTGCTTAAAAGGTGATAAAATGTCCAAACCACTTCTGTTAGCTTTGTCTCCATGTCTAGTTTCCCTGATAATTTCCTGAGAATTTATGAAAATGTTTAACTTGTCTTTTGAGATTTAACTTGTTTAAAGTAGCTGAAAATTGTGGAATTCATAAATTATTCTAATGAAATAATTTTATTGCTAATCCAACTCTCTTGAGTTCTTTATGATGTCTTCTGTATGCAAACACTAAACCTTGATTTATGCTTTCTATACGTGTTGTTTTGAGCAATCTTCGTTTTGATTCTTATATTTTGAGAACGTAATCGGTGAGCCCTTTATTTAGTGTTCGCATGCTTCCGTGTTAAACATGATGCTCATTCTTCATTTCATCATATCATTTTCATGtcatcaacatcatgctaatgcatacattccattcatgcattatagtgaccgagaTGCCGGAGAACGAACCCGTTGAGATCTCGGAGTTGATTTTATTGTCGAGCCGGAAgataaccaaggcaagcagctaagcataaTTCCTTGACCCATTTAATTTGATTTGGATTTAGTTATCTCACTCGGGTATATATATGTTATGCTAAATATTATCTAGTGCATCGTCGGTCCTATTTTTTACCTCGACCTCCCTTGTTTTTATATACCCATGTCTTGACACTTAGGGTTAATAACAGATCACTTGATaaatgcttagccatgcttagaaTTAATCCGTAACTTGACAAGAATTGTTGAGAATGGGATCGCTTGCAATATACACACCTTTTTATCTTGCTCGCGATTGTCCGGGTTGGGATGTTGAAAGTTTGTATGGGTCTAGTTGGAAAAGAAATGGTTTCGTGGTTTGGGCGGAAGGTAGGACCTCGAGAATGGAGTCTCGTAGGCATAGTCCGCTTGAATCGATTAAgtaccgtccgtggatgacctcggtttGAGCATGtaatcgtactaccacatatccaattATGGTATGGATGAGCTGATTACCTTCTAAGTATTAATCTTTGATGCAcagtcctagatgcgtggccatcgGGCTTTGTAgcgaggcttaggggtgtcctcGGTGAatctaggtaactctccgcgcaagttaggcacgatgttcaacggttgagacttgtcgggaaaggttgatgcgagtacccccctGCTCAACGTGATCGGTTGAGTGAGTTGCATGGttcttgtgtcgtgtgggtaaagaagtacacccttgcaaggttaattaaTCAATTCAAATTgtcgcgctctcggttatgagcaagctcaatatCCAATGAATTCTTCGTAGACGTATCGTTTTTGTTCGGATGTGGTACATGTCACCTCATGGTACTTAATTGTTTTGTAATTCaattaactaaaacttgagatggattgggcaagataattaaaaTGTTAGGAACCTAGGGTTGGATTAGGAAGCTCATGCTTATGCAAagtacttaaccctaaagccttatTTGTGAGCCCTCATTTGCATAATTCTTGATTATTAATTAAtttgcgtaagtcttgcgaaTACCTTTGTACTCATATTGCTTTgttaactaagttgcaggtgatcCGGAGGTTGTGTTTAGCCACTTCTATATCGCCAACCCCGGTGCAGGTGAGGAGTAGGTCAATGCGGCCtagatggtgtccttgagcaagacccCATCAATTTATCGTTAACTAGTTATCTGCTGCAAACTCGTTATTTTGGGATGACATGTTCAACTTTTAATTTGATAAACTATATCCCTTACTAATATTAAGTagtgagcccgaggcttgtatGTTGTTGTTGAACTTAATTTTGGATTTGAATCTATCCCTTGTTGAACTTGTAATGTTTAGCATAACTTTTATTGcttaaaatttgctctttgtggTTCATTGGTGATATATGAGATTGTGACGGTATGTGTATAggcatgatcttgggcatacggtggagcacataccgggactacagGATTTGACTTTATTTTTGGCGAATGACGAGTTGGTCATTTAtaatttagatgtgggttaacacgtggcacgctcttagcgcgagcgcgtgttagctctcatcttaatGATAATGACCGGCGGTTCGcttaaaatgatgttaaattggGCAGTTCTCACAACGGGTATCAGAGCCGAGGTTCGATAAAGTGAACCTAAAATTTTGCttaacaggttgagagtgaaaTAAAAATTGAGCACTTGCATTAATATTTATTTTTGTAAAAATTTGAACCTAAGAATTAATTGCTAACTTTATCCCTTGATCTTAGAGCTATTGTCTCCTCTATTGCTTCACTTGTTATTTAAATGTTCTTAACTTCTCTTGTCTTTATGATTAGATGGCCCCCAAGTTGATCATGGCGACTCGCACTTCGGAGATGATTGGATTCCCGGCACTCCTCAACGAGATGTTGAGGCGGGCGCACTACACCATTCAACCCGAGTATGCGCTTTATGCCCTTGGTCATGGAGTCGGCTTGGTGGATTATATGGCGACTCTCCACCTTAAGGCAAGGATGGTGGTTGGAGTGGAGATGTACGACTTCCAAGCTTAGGTATCTTGGTGGAGATGGCTATACAAGAGATGGCTCAGAGGCCGTCGTTCGACTCCGTCACGAGCACCGTGAGCTTTGGGAGGATCTCTTCACCTACCTTTCGGTGCGGGGACCCGAGGACCTCATCGCGCACGTTGTCTCGCCTCCATTTAGGCATCTCACTTTGGAGAGATGCATGGCGGAAACCATCTCCACCTACAAAATGGCGCACCGGATCCGATTCCCACTAGGCTAAAAAATCACGGTTGTTGCCGCTGCGGGCTGCAGTGGCATGTGGTGTGGTCGAGGAGACCACGGACCGAGAAGGACGATGCCAGGACCTGAACGGGAGCCGTCTTTAATTTTCTAGCAGGAAGCATGCGCGCGACCGGTCGCCATCGCATCGACTTGCTTGGGTGCTCAACGGCTAGTACGGTCAGCGAGTCTTTAAGAAAAATAGTGGCCTACTGGTACATCCGGTAGCTAGAATAGGTACTACCTCAATAAATTAGCAGGTGGCCTATCCTATCCTGTCCGGTAGATAAAAATTACTCCCTCCATCCAAGTGTGGCTCTGTTCACTTGCCGGTGCTGCTAGGCAGGGCTAGGCTAATTATtaggggcgcggcagcggcggggggcggggggaAAGGAAAGGGCAGCAGAGCAGCGGCTGGTGGCGGATGGTGAGGTGGGGATGGGCGATGGTCCCCGCTCGCCCCTAGGAATTGGCAATTGGCGCAGCGGGGAGGGGATTCCCGGAGGGAAAAGGACACCCAAGTGGGTGGGGTGGGTGACGGTGCCCTGGCCCCGGAAAGGGTCGGAATATTTCGGCCGTTTGGGCAGCGTGGGCGCATCAATTGCCATTTGGTAAAGTGCAGCGGGAATTTCCTTATCGCTTGCCCTGTGGCCTTCACAGGGGAGATGGCATTCACGTGGGTGGCCATGTAATGTTTAGCGTAACTTTTATTGcttaaaatttgctctttgtggTCCATTGGTGATATATGAGATTGTGACGGTATGTGTATAGGTATGATCTTGAGCATAcggtggagcacataccgggactactgGATTTGACCTTATTTTTGGCGAATGACGAGTTGGTCATTTAtaatttagatgtgggttaacacgtgGCACGCTCTTAGCGCGAGCgtgtgttagctctcatcttaatGATAATGACCGGCGGTTCGcttaaaatgatgttaaattggGTAGTTCTCACAACGGGTATCAGAGCCGAGGTTCCATAATGTGAACCTAAAATTTTGCTTAACAGGTTGAGAGC is part of the Panicum hallii strain FIL2 chromosome 2, PHallii_v3.1, whole genome shotgun sequence genome and encodes:
- the LOC112880485 gene encoding putative disease resistance RPP13-like protein 3, whose translation is MELVVGASEATMRSLLGKLGGLLSQEYTLIRGVDGDLQYINDELATMQSFLRSVGARRGHDDLTKDWMKQIRDLTYDIEDCIDDSGNRLHGLPAGMPCYFLLNSVFEVLTWWPRRDIAARIATLKMRAQQIGERRGRYGVNNPETGAEPAGAGPHTKAAVFEAADNQDGRLQLVSMKDPVGVDQHMKELTRRVTCIVGFGGVGKTAIATALYRSFKEKFAHSAVVTVSQSSDVEAILRGIKAQVKPKASNQQQQHGGSESVTGAVKGVGDHLTTAMSAVVAKCYSAGTSRGKHEGTKQQLHEDLKVLLEKKRYLVLIDDVWSANMLENIINALPVNEDSRIIVTTRFHSVATTRREGDIRRVTGLDDKQSKTLFEQAFAESKGSKDVTITWSEASATTAKTEEGDGAAHSPNKQANNSVNEGSKFATVPNEVWRMCGGLPLAIVTMAGHVACNPHKSVKGWSDLCSYLFPESGQDHRKELTQEEVGRIISYCYNDMPAEIKTCSLYLSIFPKGHRISRKRLTRRWIAEGFVCEKHGLSVEEVAETYFNHLIRRKIIRPVEHSSNGKVKKCIVHDMVLEHIVAKASEENFITVVGGNWLMQPPSSKVRRLSLQGSDSKRAKDTEKMNLSHVRSVTMFGSLNNQLPAHLFKYGIVQVLDLEGCTGFKSHHIVEICRMVLLKYLSLRRTDTKCLPNKIKRLKNLETLDIRETDIVGLPNPICQLERLVNILGGNKTTRKALKLPEELKKRKKMKALRILSGIEISGGSVDLHHLTELRKLAIYKLKTMGGTASFKDLISSIEYLGGYSLHTLVIDDESSEFIKSLDDLSYPPKFLIALELYGKMVKLPNWMKQLNVLNKLTLSVTALRTDNLKDLSKLEALFSLTFSFRAKEQDRQTLAMVAENKLYSNGKVTVPEGGFKSLKLMCLSGFLLPLLSFSREAMPELERLELRYNMLEGLSGVENLAKLKEVHFTSDAKADEDTMTKDIVDEMDTALRINREKPKIIVHQ